One Ahaetulla prasina isolate Xishuangbanna chromosome 1, ASM2864084v1, whole genome shotgun sequence DNA window includes the following coding sequences:
- the JDP2 gene encoding jun dimerization protein 2 isoform X1: protein MGCGIVYLAMMPGQIPDPSLTAGALPGLGPLAGLPGTTLTAEELKYADIRSIGAMISPLHFLEVKLGKRPQPMKSELDEEEERRKRRREKNKVAAARCRNKKKERTEFLQRESERLELMNAELKAQIEELKQERQQLIVMLNRHRPTCIVRTDSVKTPENEANPLLEQLEKK, encoded by the exons ATGG GGTGTGGAATTGTGTATCTTGCTATGATGCCAGGGCAGATTCCAGACCCATCCTTGACAGCTGGCGCTCTGCCTGGCCTTGGTCCTTTGGCAGGGTTACCTGGTACTACCTTGACAGCAGAGGAACTGAAGTATGCTGACATTCGCAGCATTGGGGCCATGATCTCACCACTACATTTCCTGGAGGTGAAACTGGGCAAGAGGCCTCAGCCAATGAAAAGTGAG CTagatgaggaagaggaaaggaggaaaagacgCAGAGAGAAGAACAAAGTAGCAGCTGCTCGATGTCGGaacaagaagaaggagagaacTGAATTCCTTCAGCGG GAATCTGAGCGCCTGGAACTcatgaatgctgagctgaaggcACAGATAGAAGAGCTAAAGCAGGAAAGGCAGCAGCTGATCGTGATGCTGAATCGCCACCGTCCCACCTGCATTGTTCGGACAGATAGTGTGAAAACACCAGAGAATGAAGCCAATCCACTGCTGGAACAGCttgagaagaaatga
- the JDP2 gene encoding jun dimerization protein 2 isoform X2 yields the protein MMPGQIPDPSLTAGALPGLGPLAGLPGTTLTAEELKYADIRSIGAMISPLHFLEVKLGKRPQPMKSELDEEEERRKRRREKNKVAAARCRNKKKERTEFLQRESERLELMNAELKAQIEELKQERQQLIVMLNRHRPTCIVRTDSVKTPENEANPLLEQLEKK from the exons ATGATGCCAGGGCAGATTCCAGACCCATCCTTGACAGCTGGCGCTCTGCCTGGCCTTGGTCCTTTGGCAGGGTTACCTGGTACTACCTTGACAGCAGAGGAACTGAAGTATGCTGACATTCGCAGCATTGGGGCCATGATCTCACCACTACATTTCCTGGAGGTGAAACTGGGCAAGAGGCCTCAGCCAATGAAAAGTGAG CTagatgaggaagaggaaaggaggaaaagacgCAGAGAGAAGAACAAAGTAGCAGCTGCTCGATGTCGGaacaagaagaaggagagaacTGAATTCCTTCAGCGG GAATCTGAGCGCCTGGAACTcatgaatgctgagctgaaggcACAGATAGAAGAGCTAAAGCAGGAAAGGCAGCAGCTGATCGTGATGCTGAATCGCCACCGTCCCACCTGCATTGTTCGGACAGATAGTGTGAAAACACCAGAGAATGAAGCCAATCCACTGCTGGAACAGCttgagaagaaatga